Part of the Marinobacterium rhizophilum genome is shown below.
GTCCATGGCGCGCTGGTGGTTTGATACCGACTCCGAGGTCGATATCGCCTTCGTGCACAGCGCCCGTACCCCCGGCGATGTCATCTACAAGAGCGAGCTGGAGTACATGTCCTCGCGTATCGGCAACTTCCAGCTGCACCTGGTGTGCGAGCGTAACGAAGTCGGCCAGATCTGGGGCGGCTATCGCGGCCGGGTCGATATCAACATGCTGCAGTTGATAGCGCCGGACTTCCTTGAACGCGAAGTGTTCTGCTGCGGCCCGGAGCCCTACATGAAGGCCATTCGTACCCTGCTGGAAGAAGCCGGATTCGACATGCGCCAGTACCATGAGGAATCCTTCGATACCACGCCGGCGCGGGATGTGCGCCAGGCAGAAGTGCATGCCGACGAAGCCCAGCAGGCAGAACTCATCGAACAGGAAATGGTGCGCGTCAGTTTCGCAGACTCGGGGGAGAGCATCGAGGTAGCCCTTGGCAGCAACCTCAACGAAGCCGCCATCGAAGCTGGCGTCAATATACCCAAGGCCTGCGGTATCGGCATCTGCGGTGCCTGCCGGGTCAGGGTTATCGACGGCCGCTCCAGCATGGCGCACAACGGCGGCATCAGTGCCGAGGAAATCGAGCAGGGCTACGTGCTGTCCTGCTGTACCCAGGTCGATGGCGACCTGCAGATCGAGTTCTGATCCCGGCCAGTTAGGAGGCCGTCCGACAACAACCTACTGCGAACCACCTGGTTCTCTAGCAATAAAAGGGCGTCCTTCGCAGGGATCCGCAATACAGCCAACTACAGCTCCGCTGATTTTTCGAGGCTGCATTTCGCCTTTCGGCGACATACTTTCTTTGCTCGTGCAAAGAAAGTATGCAAAGAAAGCACGCCCCGATGAAGCCTATTCGCTGCGCTCTGAGATCATTCGGCGGGCTGCGCTGACGGTACATCCCTGTACCTCATCGCAGGCGCATCAGTCCCTGTTGCGCCCCTTCGGGCCTGGTCGCCGAATGACCTCAGTGCTCGCTGGCTTCATAAGGGGTAGCAAGAGCCGTTCTGACGCCCCGGTGGAATGGTACCGGGTCTGGATAAGTAACTGATAATGGAGAAAGGAAAAGGACGTCAGTCACCGCGTTGTTGCCGGTGCGGCAATGGATGCTTTCAGGGTGCTGATGAGCGAAGCGAATCGCACCGTTTACCCAAGCGAATTGTTCCGGGCGGCGTTCCGTCGTGCGGCGGTTCGCCGCCATGCCTAATTGATCGTTATACGCACACTAGCGGCGCCCCACCACCCAAAAAAGCCCCTGGCCGCAGGGTTAACTGCAGCCAGGGGCTTTACTCGCTAGAGTCTAATTCGCAGTCAGCTATTCCAGCCGTTCGATCACCGTGGCGATGCCCTGCCCCATGCCGATACACATGGTGGCCAGGCCCAGGGTGCCGTTTTGCTGCTCCAGCACGTTCAGCAGGGTGGTGGTGATACGTGCGCCGGAGCAACCCAGCGGATGACCCAGTGCAATGGCGCCGCCGTTGAGGTTGACCTTCTGATCCATGCTGTCGGTCAGTTTCAGCCCCTTCATCACCGATAGTGCCTGGGCGGCGAAGGCTTCGTTGAGCTCGAAGTAATCGATATCGTCGATACCGAGCCCGGCGCGCTTGAGGGCTTTCTGGCTCGCAGGCACCGGGCCGTACCCCATGATCGACGGATCGCAGCCCGCCACCCCCATGCTGACAATGCGCGCCCGCGGCTTGAGCCCCAGGCTCTGGGCCCGCTCGGCGGACATCAGCAGCATGGCGCTGGCGCCGTCGGACAGTGCCGAGGAGGTACCGGCGGTGACGGTGCCGACCTTGGGCACGAACACCGGCGGCAGGGCGGCCAGGGAGTCAGCCGTCGTATCGGGCCGAATGACTTCGTCGGTTTCCAGCAGGGACTTGAAGCCGTTTTCGTCATGGCCTTCCACGGCCACGATCTCGTTGGCAAAACGCCCGGCCAGGGTGGCCTCGTGGGCCTTCTGGTGTGAACGGGCACCAAAGGCATCCTGCTGTTCGCGGGTTACACCGTTCATCTTGCCGAGCATTTCGGCGGTCACACCCATCATCATGGCCGCCTTGGCGACCTGTTTGGACATCTGCGGATTCACATCGACACCGTGGGTCAGGGCCACATGTCCCATGTGCTCCACGCCCCCGACCATAAAGAGATCGCCGTTACCGCTCTGGATCGCCTGGGCGGCGGTATGCAGCGCTGCCATGGAGGAGCCACAGAGGCGGTTGACGGTCTGGGCCGCGACCGTATGGGGAATGCCCGCCAGCAGCGCCGCGTTGCGGCCGATATTGAAGCCCTGCTCCAGGGTCTGGTTCACACAGCCCCAGATCACGTCCTCGATCTCGGCCGGGTTGATCTGCGGATGCCGCGCCAGCAGGCCCTGCATGGCGGCGGCGGACAGCGCTTCGGCGCGTACATTGCGAAAGGATCCGTTCTTGGAACGTCCCATGGGGGTACGTACCGCATCGACGATGACCACGTCATTGGGTTTCAGGCTCATCCAGGTATCCTCCTTTCAGCCGTAGTAGGTTGCGCCGCGCTCGGCCATCTGTTGCATCCGCGTAGTGGGCTGGTACAAAGGCCCAAGGTCGGCATACTTGGCAGCCATGGCACAGAAATTCGCCAGGCCCATCTGATCCAGGTAGTAGAGCGCACCGCCACGGAACGGCGGGAAACCAATGCCGTAAATCAGTCCCATGTCAGCATCGGCGGCCGAGGCCACGATGTTGTCTTCGAGGCAGCGCACGGTCTCGATACACAGTGGGATCATCATGCGCTCGATAATTTCCTCATCGGAAAACTCCCGCGCCGCGCCCACAACACCGCTCAGTGCCGCGGTCACCGTCTCATCGGGAGCCTTCTTCAGCTTGCCGCGCCTATCCGGCGCATAGGCATAAAAGCCCCTGGCATTTTTCTGGCCAAAGCGCTCCAGGCTGTACAGGCGATCGATGGCATTTTCGCCTTCATGGGTCATGCGATCCGGGAAGCCCGCCGCCATCACCGCATCGGCGTGGTGTGCGGTATCTATGCCGACCACATCCAGCAGATAGGCCGGGCCCATCGGCCAGCCGAAGCCTTCCATCACCTTGTCGATGCGGCGGAAGTCGCCACCA
Proteins encoded:
- a CDS encoding hybrid-cluster NAD(P)-dependent oxidoreductase; this translates as MTHFNTSEFLDPVRTQTWSNGRHLVRCVRVIRETADVCTFTFSLGQPVLFFFKPGQFVTLELEIAGQRVMRSYTISSSPSIPYSFSITVKRVPGGEVSNWLHDNLSSGDQIAVHGPVGQFNCLDFPAEKVLLLSGGVGITPVMSMARWWFDTDSEVDIAFVHSARTPGDVIYKSELEYMSSRIGNFQLHLVCERNEVGQIWGGYRGRVDINMLQLIAPDFLEREVFCCGPEPYMKAIRTLLEEAGFDMRQYHEESFDTTPARDVRQAEVHADEAQQAELIEQEMVRVSFADSGESIEVALGSNLNEAAIEAGVNIPKACGIGICGACRVRVIDGRSSMAHNGGISAEEIEQGYVLSCCTQVDGDLQIEF
- the fadA gene encoding acetyl-CoA C-acyltransferase FadA — protein: MSLKPNDVVIVDAVRTPMGRSKNGSFRNVRAEALSAAAMQGLLARHPQINPAEIEDVIWGCVNQTLEQGFNIGRNAALLAGIPHTVAAQTVNRLCGSSMAALHTAAQAIQSGNGDLFMVGGVEHMGHVALTHGVDVNPQMSKQVAKAAMMMGVTAEMLGKMNGVTREQQDAFGARSHQKAHEATLAGRFANEIVAVEGHDENGFKSLLETDEVIRPDTTADSLAALPPVFVPKVGTVTAGTSSALSDGASAMLLMSAERAQSLGLKPRARIVSMGVAGCDPSIMGYGPVPASQKALKRAGLGIDDIDYFELNEAFAAQALSVMKGLKLTDSMDQKVNLNGGAIALGHPLGCSGARITTTLLNVLEQQNGTLGLATMCIGMGQGIATVIERLE